The following coding sequences are from one Dermacentor silvarum isolate Dsil-2018 chromosome 4, BIME_Dsil_1.4, whole genome shotgun sequence window:
- the LOC119448986 gene encoding uncharacterized protein K02A2.6-like, translating to MPKYGSLDPFDPDSGPWQEYLERMQQFFAANEVPDAKKRAVFLSCCGSRTYSILRSLLAPNKPTETTLENCLKTLSDHFSPKPSIVVSRFKFNCRVREEGESVSEFVAALKKLSEHCEFGTFLKDLLRDGIVCGIRDTQMQARLLEEPNLTFETAVSTALAMESAKRDATELCVTEGAVSANVNVLMTSDKKHVSCYRCGDAHYATECPHIRKICSYCRQVGHLARVCQSRDTGSNHRASTKQFKKNNANKQVRVHAVDDSHHSTPKSVQRSTVSSSDEETAYNMWNLVPRPSAPAPKPFTVQLEVQGRPFRMELDTGASVSIIGESTLRRQFLSLPRQPFKVQLRSYCGDLKPVAGKVTVSAKYNNHVRVLPLLIAEGDAPSLLGRNWIEVLNIPVFTVADVCVLSDVQQLIDQHSILFSDGPGTFQGVSVKLSVQEGAKPRFFKARTVPFALVDKVSEELLRLQREDILEAVASSEWAAPIVPVLKKDGSLRICGDYKVTVNPVAVVDKYPIPKAEELWARLSGGVKFTKLDFKDAYQQLVLEPTSRKLTTINTPKGLF from the coding sequence ATGCCAAAGTACGGTTCCCTTGACCCGTTCGATCCAGACAGTGGTCCCTGGCAAGAGTACCTGGAACGCATGCAGCAATTCTTCGCGGCGAACGAGGTGCCGGACGCCAAGAAACGCGCGGTGTTCCTCAGTTGCTGCGGGTCACGCACCTACTCGATTCTGCGAAGCCTTCTTGCACCGAATAAGCCGACTGAGACTACGCTTGAAAACTGCCTGAAGACGCTGAGCGACCATTTCTCGCCAAAGCCGTCGATAGTGGTTAGTCGATTCAAGTTCAATTGTCGCGTTCGGGAAGAGGGTGAATCAGTGAGCGAGTTCGTTGCCGCCCTCAAGAAGCTCTCAGAACACTGCGAGTTCGGCACATTTCTGAAGGACCTGCTTCGTGACGGTATCGTATGTGGCATAAGGGACACACAGATGCAGGCGCGCCTGCTAGAAGAGCCGAATCTCACATTCGAAACCGCGGTGTCGACTGCTCTCGCCATGGAGTCTGCCAAGCGCGACGCGACGGAGCTCTGCGTAACGGAAGGGGCTGTTTCTGCGAATGTAAATGTGCTAATGACGTCGGATAAAAAACATGTGAGCTGCTATCGATGCGGCGATGCCCACTATGCCACGGAATGTCCGCACATTCGCAAAATTTGCAGTTACTGCAGACAGGTCGGTCACCTAGCAAGGGTGTGTCAGTCGAGAGACACTGGCAGCAACCACCGAGCGTCCACAAAACAGTTCAAGAAAAATAATGCTAACAAGCAGGTTCGTGTGCACGCAGTTGACGACTCGCACCACAGCACGCCCAAGTCAGTACAGCGCAGCACCGTTTCTTCATCTGACGAAGAAACTGCCTACAACATGTGGAACTTGGTCCCAAGGCCCAGTGCTCCTGCACCTAAACCTTTCACGGTGCAGCTGGAAGTACAGGGGCGTCCATTCAGAATGGAACTCGACACTGGGGCGAGTGTGTCCATCATTGGAGAATCAACTTTGCGCCGTCAATTTCTGTCGCTACCTCGTCAACCATTCAAAGTCCAGCTCAGAAGTTACTGTGGTGACCTCAAGCCTGTAGCTGGTAAGGTGACTGTGTCAGCGAAGTATAACAATCACGTTCGAGTGCTTCCACTGCTTATTGCTGAAGGTGATGCCCCATCACTTCTAGGAAGAAATTGGATTGAGGTATTGAACATACCCGTGTTCACTGTCGCTGATGTCTGTGTTTTGAGTGATGTCCAGCAACTAATTGACCAACACTCCATATTGTTTTCCGATGGTCCAGGGACATTTCAGGGCGTGTCAGTTAAGCTGTCAGTCCAAGAAGGAGCAAAACCACGTTTCTTCAAGGCTCGTACAGTTCCGTTTGCACTAGTGGACAAGGTGTCTGAAGAGCTGTTGAGACTCCAGCGAGAAGACATCCTGGAGGCAGTCGCTTCATCTGAATGGGCAGCACCAATTGTGCCAGTGTtaaagaaggatggtagccttcGCATTTGTGGGGATTACAAGGTGACGGTTAATCCGGTGGCTGTTGTTGATAAGTACCCAATCCCTAAAGCAGAAGAACTGTGGGCCAGGCTCTCGGGTGGAGTCAAGTTCACCAAACTTGACTTTAAGGATGCTTACCAGCAATTAGTTTTGGAGCCCACTTCAAGGAAGCTCACTACCATCAACACACCAAAGGGGCTATTCTAA